One Natrinema halophilum genomic window carries:
- a CDS encoding acyl-CoA dehydrogenase family protein, protein MDFSEPSEAVQIKKAIDDFIDQEVAPLENEYDQFLGADYEKNIVDDEHRQVPEYRNIVEQIRKKSVEAGFYGMTMPEEVGGGDVDILTRAIVGEHLSNRPPGFHSAIFGGAGGPTLILLACDKRQREQYLRPLMDGEITTCFALTEPGHGSDAHHMDTSAEKDGDEWVINGQKVYITNGPYADFAMVFARTSGDDGDLGGITCFLVEDDNPGFEVGTIHRAMGMTPGTHAELHFDDCRVGEEQVLGEVDHGFQSAMDWIGGGRINIAAGAVGTAQFLLDMSVEYARSRETFGKPIGHRQGISFQLAELATDLEQVRQLYRYAAWKMDNGERARKEESMAKLRGAQLANDAADIAMQVHGGAGFMKDLPIERNYRSARVFRIFEGTDEIQRRTIARELI, encoded by the coding sequence ATGGACTTCAGCGAACCGTCCGAAGCCGTGCAAATCAAGAAAGCAATCGACGACTTCATCGATCAGGAAGTTGCCCCTCTCGAGAACGAATACGATCAGTTTCTTGGAGCGGACTACGAAAAGAACATCGTCGACGACGAGCATCGACAGGTTCCAGAATACCGAAACATCGTCGAGCAGATCCGCAAAAAGTCCGTCGAGGCGGGTTTTTACGGGATGACGATGCCGGAAGAAGTCGGCGGCGGCGACGTCGACATCCTCACTCGGGCGATCGTCGGCGAACACCTGTCCAACCGGCCGCCGGGCTTTCACAGCGCCATTTTCGGCGGTGCCGGCGGTCCAACGCTAATCCTGCTCGCCTGCGACAAGCGCCAACGAGAGCAATATCTCCGGCCGCTGATGGACGGCGAGATCACGACCTGCTTTGCACTGACCGAACCAGGCCATGGCAGCGACGCACACCACATGGACACAAGCGCCGAGAAGGACGGCGACGAGTGGGTTATCAACGGTCAGAAGGTCTATATCACGAACGGGCCGTACGCGGACTTCGCCATGGTGTTCGCTCGCACCAGCGGCGACGATGGGGACCTCGGCGGGATCACGTGCTTCCTCGTAGAGGACGACAATCCGGGCTTCGAGGTCGGGACGATTCACCGCGCGATGGGGATGACCCCCGGCACGCACGCCGAACTCCATTTCGACGACTGCCGCGTCGGCGAGGAGCAAGTTCTCGGGGAGGTCGATCACGGGTTCCAGTCCGCGATGGACTGGATCGGCGGCGGTCGGATCAACATCGCCGCTGGCGCAGTCGGAACTGCCCAGTTCCTCCTCGACATGTCGGTGGAGTACGCTCGCAGTCGGGAGACGTTCGGGAAGCCGATCGGGCACCGACAGGGGATTTCGTTCCAGTTGGCCGAACTGGCGACCGACCTCGAGCAGGTTCGTCAGCTCTATCGGTATGCCGCCTGGAAGATGGACAACGGCGAGCGCGCCCGCAAAGAGGAATCGATGGCAAAACTTCGAGGGGCACAACTCGCCAACGACGCCGCCGATATCGCCATGCAGGTTCACGGCGGCGCCGGCTTCATGAAGGATCTCCCCATCGAGCGCAACTACCGTTCGGCCCGCGTCTTCCGTATCTTCGAGGGGACCGACGAAATTCAGCGACGAACGATCGCCCGCGAACTCATTTAA
- a CDS encoding MBL fold metallo-hydrolase: MEDSTEPQTLSATMRVSRLDFDIEWPPKHAAAYIIEDPAPIVIDAGDPEKRAEMTIREGLAASDYDLSDVEAVVVTHPHSDHIGQVPLLREAGATVYAPQPVLEQLDRDEDDLADGVREIGRSAGYHGEAIDREVERAQSSLRRNRKLLAPNEAVSFEHGESFTVAGREFEAIHTPGHQVHHASLVIERRGRKLLFSGDALIEPFRPGAINVGLDHGAYEAVDAFHRALDRLEGRDVDRVYPGHGPIFDDNEGVIANTRVGLESLTDATLEAVEAVGPATPREITRHRTGEARHPAQLLDTLGALGTLERRNWIRFEDRDGVRYYSVRNASP, from the coding sequence ATGGAGGACTCGACGGAACCGCAGACGTTATCCGCTACGATGCGGGTGTCGAGGCTCGATTTCGATATCGAATGGCCGCCGAAACACGCCGCGGCGTACATCATAGAGGACCCAGCCCCGATCGTAATCGACGCCGGTGATCCGGAGAAACGCGCCGAAATGACGATCCGAGAGGGACTGGCCGCGAGTGACTACGACCTCAGCGATGTCGAAGCGGTCGTCGTAACCCACCCCCATAGCGATCACATCGGCCAGGTCCCGCTCCTCCGAGAAGCAGGGGCGACGGTGTACGCCCCGCAGCCGGTACTCGAGCAACTCGATCGCGACGAAGACGACCTCGCCGACGGTGTCCGCGAGATCGGTCGATCTGCTGGATATCACGGGGAAGCGATCGACCGAGAGGTCGAACGCGCTCAGTCGTCCTTGCGTCGTAACCGCAAGCTGCTCGCACCGAACGAAGCAGTCTCCTTCGAACACGGCGAGTCGTTTACCGTCGCCGGTCGCGAGTTCGAGGCCATCCACACGCCAGGCCACCAGGTCCACCACGCGAGCCTGGTGATTGAGCGAAGGGGCAGGAAGCTGCTATTCAGCGGCGACGCGCTTATCGAGCCGTTTCGCCCCGGCGCGATCAACGTCGGTCTCGATCATGGGGCCTACGAAGCCGTCGACGCGTTCCACCGCGCGCTGGACCGTCTCGAGGGGCGAGACGTCGATCGGGTGTACCCCGGTCACGGTCCTATCTTCGACGACAACGAAGGTGTCATCGCGAACACCCGAGTTGGACTCGAGTCGCTGACGGACGCGACCCTCGAGGCGGTCGAAGCCGTCGGCCCCGCGACGCCGAGAGAAATCACCCGTCACCGAACCGGTGAGGCGCGCCATCCGGCGCAGTTGCTCGACACGCTCGGTGCGCTCGGCACGCTCGAGCGCCGAAACTGGATTCGATTCGAGGATCGCGACGGCGTCCGTTACTATTCGGTCAGAAACGCCTCACCGTGA
- a CDS encoding TIGR03617 family F420-dependent LLM class oxidoreductase, giving the protein MSDLRIDAMVPGLPADSGAMAARAESFGFDGVWTPETDNDAFLPHPVIADQTDDIQQGTRIALSFTRSPMALAYAAWDLARYTDGRFVLGLGTQVKGHNERRFSVDWDSPGPRLREVVESLRHIFDVFQGETDLDYQGDHYAFSLMTETFNPGPSDHPDVPIYIAGVNEYNIRLAGELCDGLAMHAFNTPEYTDEVIAPTVAEGAEREDRALEDVSLSASPFVVTGETDEEREQSRAEVKRRIAFYGSTRTYHDVLDHHGWRSVGEELHELSRDQRWDEMTDLITDEMVAAFAIEAPPGELLVRARELYGGIADRIVLPLDHGEAFLTE; this is encoded by the coding sequence ATGTCAGATCTTCGCATTGACGCGATGGTGCCCGGACTGCCGGCGGACTCCGGTGCGATGGCTGCACGCGCGGAATCGTTCGGGTTCGATGGCGTCTGGACGCCCGAGACGGACAACGATGCGTTCCTCCCGCATCCGGTAATCGCGGATCAAACCGACGACATCCAGCAGGGAACGCGCATCGCGCTCTCGTTTACTCGGAGTCCGATGGCGCTCGCGTACGCGGCCTGGGACCTCGCCCGGTACACGGACGGTCGGTTCGTCCTCGGACTCGGAACGCAAGTCAAGGGACACAACGAGCGCCGATTCAGCGTGGACTGGGACTCCCCCGGGCCGCGCCTTCGCGAAGTAGTCGAGTCGCTGCGCCACATATTCGACGTCTTCCAGGGCGAGACCGACCTCGATTATCAGGGCGATCACTACGCGTTCTCGCTTATGACCGAAACCTTCAATCCGGGACCGAGCGATCATCCGGACGTTCCGATCTACATCGCGGGTGTCAACGAATACAACATCCGGCTTGCGGGCGAACTCTGCGACGGGCTGGCGATGCACGCGTTTAACACTCCGGAGTACACCGACGAGGTCATCGCACCGACCGTTGCAGAGGGAGCCGAGCGCGAGGACCGAGCGCTCGAGGACGTGTCGCTCTCGGCCAGTCCGTTCGTCGTGACGGGCGAAACCGACGAGGAGCGCGAGCAGTCGCGCGCGGAGGTCAAGCGGCGCATCGCGTTCTACGGGAGCACCCGAACGTACCACGACGTCCTCGACCACCACGGCTGGCGGTCGGTCGGCGAAGAATTACACGAGCTCTCGCGGGACCAGCGATGGGACGAAATGACCGACCTGATCACCGACGAGATGGTTGCAGCGTTCGCAATCGAAGCGCCACCTGGCGAACTGCTCGTCCGAGCACGAGAGCTGTACGGGGGAATCGCAGACCGCATCGTGCTCCCGCTCGATCACGGTGAGGCGTTTCTGACCGAATAG
- a CDS encoding D-2-hydroxyacid dehydrogenase gives MRVVVTPHIIEGGGPKLVATIRKRRPDIDLEHVDDADALLDAVADADVLVTQRLPDDVLAAADDLEWVQALSAGADFYDYETLSDRSVALTTVSGIHAKPIAQQVLGYLLYFERRFDRAIVQQNRREWERYLAGELGDRTVGIVGVGAIGSKVADYCQAFDAHLIGTKRDPTDAPDCVDELYGPDGLESVLSESEYLVLACPLTDETRRLIDATALARLPDEAVVVNVARGEVVDQTALVDALEADALGGAALDVFEEEPLPEKSPLWDREDVLVTPHMAGSTPHYWERCADVFGRNYDRFRAGEALENRVL, from the coding sequence GTGAGAGTTGTCGTCACCCCGCATATCATCGAGGGCGGTGGGCCGAAACTGGTCGCGACGATCCGGAAGCGACGGCCCGACATCGACCTCGAGCACGTCGACGATGCGGACGCGTTGCTCGACGCCGTCGCCGACGCCGACGTGCTCGTCACCCAGCGACTTCCCGACGACGTCCTGGCGGCCGCTGATGATCTCGAATGGGTCCAGGCGCTCAGCGCGGGGGCGGATTTCTACGATTACGAGACGCTTTCCGACCGCAGCGTCGCGCTGACGACCGTCTCCGGAATCCACGCAAAGCCGATCGCCCAGCAGGTCCTCGGCTATCTCCTCTACTTCGAACGGCGTTTCGATCGCGCGATCGTCCAGCAAAACCGACGGGAGTGGGAGCGGTATCTGGCCGGCGAACTCGGGGATCGAACGGTCGGGATCGTGGGCGTCGGCGCGATCGGTTCGAAAGTCGCCGACTACTGCCAGGCGTTCGACGCCCACCTGATCGGGACCAAACGCGATCCGACCGACGCACCTGACTGCGTCGACGAACTGTACGGTCCAGACGGTCTCGAGTCCGTCCTGTCCGAGAGCGAGTACCTCGTGCTCGCCTGTCCACTGACCGACGAGACGCGACGACTGATCGATGCGACCGCGCTGGCACGCCTCCCCGACGAGGCAGTGGTGGTCAACGTCGCCCGTGGCGAGGTAGTCGATCAGACTGCGCTCGTCGATGCGCTCGAGGCCGACGCGCTCGGCGGTGCGGCACTGGACGTCTTCGAAGAGGAACCCCTACCCGAAAAGTCGCCGCTGTGGGACCGCGAGGACGTCCTCGTTACGCCGCATATGGCAGGTAGCACCCCCCACTACTGGGAGCGCTGTGCCGATGTCTTTGGACGCAACTACGACCGTTTTCGTGCGGGCGAAGCCCTCGAGAACCGCGTCCTCTGA
- a CDS encoding class I adenylate-forming enzyme family protein, producing MDLASVREVAKSGNVARLHDETVGHHGETQAIEYHGQTMTHEELQAESSRVAGGLADLGIEPGDVVLQYLPNCPPSLIGALGAFKAGAIVSPVNPQYRKRELTYQLEDTDAAAVFTHVALEPYLEAALAEIAWEPIVVSVDTDSDDVHAFSDVRGDETFVERDDEDVALLPYTSGTTGKPKGVELTHRNFRAQTFAILSREGAIDDEDVRSLVWLPLYHITGFTHTAWQPLIRGGSVYLRSAANWDGDDCMALIEEEDITHYVGVTAMYVDMINSERFGEYDLTSLESAGEGGAKMSVAVQEEFEETAGVEMSEGYGLTETNGATHSQSGSTFGLKHGTIGQPLRMTEAKIVDETGETVAIGEEGELLVRGPQVMKGYHDMPGATDAVFTDDGFFRTGDIARRDADNYYEIVDRKKHMINSAGYNIYPSELEELLAEHDAVAEGAVIGIPDDRRNEVPKAYVVTAPGVEPGVDVTADEIQEYFLENVASYKHPREVEFIDELPRTTSGKIQKFKLEERDESEAA from the coding sequence ATGGATTTAGCAAGTGTGAGGGAGGTTGCCAAATCTGGGAACGTCGCACGGCTACACGACGAGACGGTGGGCCACCACGGCGAGACGCAAGCGATCGAGTACCACGGCCAGACGATGACTCACGAGGAACTGCAGGCCGAAAGCTCGCGGGTCGCCGGCGGATTAGCCGACCTCGGGATCGAACCCGGCGACGTCGTGTTACAGTATCTGCCGAACTGTCCGCCATCCCTGATCGGTGCGCTCGGTGCGTTCAAAGCCGGTGCTATCGTCTCGCCGGTCAATCCGCAGTACCGCAAGCGAGAACTCACGTACCAACTCGAGGATACAGACGCAGCGGCCGTCTTTACTCACGTCGCACTGGAACCGTATCTGGAAGCGGCTCTCGCTGAAATAGCGTGGGAGCCGATCGTCGTGTCGGTCGACACCGATTCCGACGACGTTCACGCGTTCTCGGACGTCCGCGGCGACGAAACGTTCGTCGAACGCGACGACGAAGACGTGGCACTGCTGCCGTACACCTCGGGCACGACCGGAAAGCCGAAGGGCGTCGAGCTCACTCACCGCAACTTCCGCGCCCAGACGTTTGCGATCCTCTCCCGAGAGGGCGCGATCGACGACGAAGACGTTCGCAGTCTGGTCTGGCTCCCGCTGTATCACATCACCGGCTTCACCCACACCGCGTGGCAACCGCTGATCCGCGGCGGCAGCGTCTATCTCCGGAGCGCCGCCAACTGGGACGGCGATGACTGCATGGCGCTGATCGAAGAAGAGGATATCACCCACTACGTCGGCGTTACCGCGATGTACGTCGACATGATCAACAGTGAACGCTTCGGCGAGTACGATCTCACGAGCCTCGAGTCAGCCGGCGAAGGAGGTGCGAAGATGTCCGTCGCGGTCCAGGAGGAATTCGAGGAGACCGCAGGCGTCGAGATGAGCGAGGGGTACGGGCTGACGGAGACGAATGGGGCAACCCACTCCCAGAGCGGGTCGACGTTCGGCCTGAAACACGGCACGATCGGCCAGCCGCTCCGGATGACCGAAGCGAAGATCGTCGACGAAACCGGCGAAACGGTCGCCATTGGGGAGGAAGGGGAACTCCTCGTTCGCGGTCCGCAGGTCATGAAAGGCTACCACGACATGCCAGGGGCCACCGATGCGGTCTTTACCGACGACGGCTTCTTCCGGACCGGCGACATCGCTCGCCGGGATGCTGACAACTACTACGAAATCGTCGACCGGAAGAAACACATGATCAACTCCGCCGGGTACAACATCTACCCGAGTGAACTCGAGGAACTACTGGCCGAACACGACGCCGTCGCCGAAGGCGCGGTGATCGGGATCCCCGACGATCGGCGCAACGAAGTGCCGAAGGCCTACGTCGTCACCGCCCCGGGCGTCGAACCGGGGGTCGACGTCACCGCCGACGAAATTCAGGAGTACTTCCTCGAGAACGTCGCCTCCTACAAACACCCGCGCGAGGTCGAGTTCATCGACGAACTCCCGCGGACGACGTCGGGGAAGATCCAGAAGTTCAAACTCGAGGAGCGCGACGAGTCGGAGGCCGCCTGA
- a CDS encoding OB-fold domain-containing protein produces MAARRHLHEYGTTEEQFAEIAVSTREWASMNPKAAQREPITVDDVLESRPIAEPFTLLDCCLVSDGGGAVVLVSEEKARELDVCCGNRHQYPRAVCTACGAEDPPFTERDGTGTIYTYTTCHVPGEPGFGDRMPYVVGAVELAEGPRLLAIIDADSADVEVGSPVEVSFWRMSDEPAMPAFVPE; encoded by the coding sequence ATGGCTGCTCGACGTCATCTGCACGAGTACGGCACGACCGAGGAACAGTTCGCGGAGATTGCCGTGTCGACCCGCGAATGGGCGTCGATGAACCCGAAGGCGGCCCAACGGGAGCCGATCACCGTCGACGACGTTCTCGAGTCCCGGCCGATTGCCGAGCCGTTTACCCTCCTCGACTGTTGTCTGGTCTCCGACGGCGGCGGCGCAGTCGTCCTGGTCTCCGAAGAGAAAGCGCGCGAACTCGACGTCTGTTGCGGCAACCGTCACCAGTACCCGCGAGCGGTCTGTACCGCCTGCGGAGCCGAAGACCCGCCGTTCACAGAACGCGATGGCACCGGGACGATTTACACCTACACTACTTGCCACGTCCCCGGCGAACCCGGCTTCGGTGATCGGATGCCGTACGTCGTCGGCGCTGTCGAACTGGCGGAAGGCCCACGACTGCTTGCGATAATCGACGCGGACTCGGCGGACGTCGAGGTCGGATCGCCGGTCGAAGTCTCCTTCTGGCGAATGTCCGACGAGCCCGCGATGCCGGCGTTCGTCCCGGAGTGA